A region from the Pseudomonas sp. KU26590 genome encodes:
- a CDS encoding polysaccharide biosynthesis/export family protein, producing MIIRYALMALLFVTGLVTAAEAPYRLSSGDVLKVSVFGEPDLSFEEIRLNDSGTFSYPFIGTVDARAKTPSEVEQAISNKLRDGYLVSPRVSVSVVTYRDFFISGEVKNPGGYPYEPGLTLDRAIARAGGLTERGSDKRVSIIRGNDARRGVEKATLGTDIHPGDAITVDQGFF from the coding sequence ATGATCATTAGATACGCGTTGATGGCGCTGTTGTTTGTTACCGGTCTGGTGACCGCGGCCGAGGCGCCTTACCGTCTTAGCTCCGGTGACGTCTTGAAAGTGAGCGTGTTCGGCGAGCCGGACCTGAGCTTTGAGGAAATTCGCCTGAATGACTCCGGTACGTTCAGTTATCCATTTATTGGCACCGTGGATGCACGCGCAAAAACACCATCGGAAGTGGAACAAGCGATCAGTAACAAACTGCGTGACGGTTACCTCGTTTCCCCTCGCGTGTCGGTGAGTGTTGTTACCTACCGCGATTTTTTCATCAGTGGTGAAGTCAAGAACCCGGGAGGGTATCCCTATGAACCTGGTTTGACACTTGACCGTGCCATTGCGCGGGCGGGCGGTCTTACTGAACGAGGTTCTGATAAGCGTGTGAGTATTATTCGTGGCAACGATGCCAGGCGCGGTGTTGAAAAGGCTACGTTGGGGACGGACATTCACCCGGGAGATGCAATCACTGTCGACCAGGGTTTCTTCTAA
- a CDS encoding outer membrane beta-barrel protein — protein sequence MKLITTSGVIALGCMSFNAYADKPASIDVAGFDFTPTLKLSERYDDNFRALQDSQRVSSWITSVNPTLLLEANTRNTGYQLEYAIDDQVYHDVSSASHTDQSLAFRSVLQLSSISRVHYDFSYKKLELTSDTADNVDNDRLTLKHAGLGYTLGTTEGMNQLDTSANYEQRRYQNADGINDDKERNTTALVGTWYHRLTGKTRSIAEIRYTDFDYLQTRSGRSSVGTAALVGLTWDATAQTTGNLRIGEERKDFTDNDRDDKSPTWEVGVDWKPLTYSTFSLKTRKAYDEGDDDATSIHQVSTTLGWKHEWSSRIKTGFDIAHADRQYEGLARDDRRNIYGGEVTYALRRWVGITARVQHTNNDSNDSSESYTRNLYLLSLEFSL from the coding sequence ATGAAACTTATCACCACCAGCGGGGTTATCGCGCTCGGTTGCATGTCCTTCAACGCCTATGCGGATAAACCTGCCAGCATTGACGTGGCCGGCTTTGATTTCACGCCGACCCTCAAACTCAGCGAGCGTTACGACGATAACTTCCGGGCGCTGCAGGACAGCCAGCGAGTGTCTTCGTGGATTACTTCGGTAAATCCGACACTGCTCCTGGAGGCGAACACCAGGAACACCGGCTATCAGCTGGAATATGCAATCGATGACCAGGTCTACCATGACGTCAGCTCCGCGAGTCACACCGACCAAAGCCTGGCATTTCGAAGTGTGCTGCAGCTCAGTTCCATCAGCCGCGTGCACTATGACTTCAGCTACAAAAAACTGGAGCTGACCTCCGATACCGCCGACAACGTCGATAACGACCGTCTTACGCTGAAGCACGCCGGACTCGGGTACACCCTGGGAACAACTGAAGGCATGAACCAGTTGGATACCTCGGCCAACTACGAGCAGCGTCGTTACCAGAATGCCGACGGCATCAACGATGACAAGGAACGTAACACCACAGCGCTGGTAGGTACGTGGTACCACCGTCTTACCGGGAAAACACGATCGATTGCCGAAATACGTTACACGGACTTCGACTATCTGCAGACCCGAAGCGGACGCAGCTCGGTAGGTACCGCCGCTCTGGTGGGCCTGACTTGGGACGCGACCGCGCAAACCACTGGCAACTTGCGCATCGGCGAAGAGCGCAAGGATTTTACGGACAACGACAGGGACGATAAGAGCCCCACGTGGGAAGTGGGTGTGGACTGGAAACCGCTTACGTATTCGACCTTTTCGTTGAAAACCCGCAAGGCTTATGACGAAGGCGATGATGATGCGACGTCCATTCATCAAGTCAGTACAACGCTGGGTTGGAAGCACGAATGGTCTTCCCGGATCAAAACGGGCTTCGATATTGCCCACGCTGACCGTCAATACGAAGGGCTTGCCCGCGACGACCGTCGAAATATCTATGGCGGGGAAGTGACGTACGCCTTGCGGCGTTGGGTCGGCATCACCGCGCGCGTTCAGCACACCAACAATGATTCGAACGACAGCAGCGAATCCTACACACGCAACCTTTATCTGCTGAGCCTTGAATTCAGCCTCTGA
- a CDS encoding GumC family protein → MPGNTFELRTTPTGAHRLQTQSNIDLLQLLRTLWRNKYSILALTAAVAGIASVVAINLTPIYRATAVLQISDKNAKVVSFDQSKTTADAGAANQYLETQFELLKSRAIASRVVTTLDLSHHPEFDPTHNFGLIARMQARLAAVGIGSPATPKVPPTEAQVQDLVASRFLDRVQVEQLGKSQLVQIQVDMADAQAAAQAANTLTAAYMEGQLRATVGVSNTATAWMNSRLGELAEVLKESEDRLQAYREAEKLVDVQGVSTISASELSLTGERMIDARRQRAEAESQYRQVQKMSAGGWEKLASVPAVLADPVVQKFKAEKAKAQAKVDELSSRYGDRHPAMEAARSDLTAASASLRSQVEQVVAGIERAYQLAVANEGSLQSSFDANKSQIQDISRKEFKLRELQREVDGNRALYDTFMTRLRETTATSDLDTAYIRVVDQAVAPTAPIKPKKSLLVALAALIGLLIGCVLTLIREALNPTFRSVEQVESILEVPLLGVVPKVKGSTTELARMFSNDKRRTFAEAIRTIRTGVLMNDIQRAQKVVLVTSTVPGEGRTTVAVNLAVAFGQLERVLLIDADFRRSRLTATFGLPVTTPGLGNLLEGNAPLPSCVHRINDIDVLCIGTAGARPLELLASGRFRALLKDLGEQYDRIIIDSPPLHAVSDAIMLSGSADAVIYVVRADATSRTQATKALQRLQHNHANISGVVLNQVDIRKAASGGYSYDGFYDYFDYSAPGSPKLSGK, encoded by the coding sequence ATGCCCGGCAATACTTTCGAATTGAGAACCACTCCTACAGGTGCTCATAGGCTGCAGACCCAGTCAAACATTGATTTGCTGCAATTGCTGCGCACCCTGTGGCGCAATAAATACAGCATTCTCGCACTGACTGCCGCAGTGGCCGGCATCGCCTCGGTCGTGGCCATTAACCTCACGCCGATCTATCGCGCAACAGCTGTGTTGCAGATCAGCGATAAGAACGCAAAGGTGGTGTCCTTCGATCAGTCCAAGACCACCGCAGATGCCGGCGCGGCCAACCAATACCTGGAAACGCAGTTCGAGTTGCTGAAGTCGCGCGCCATCGCAAGTCGCGTTGTGACCACGCTTGACCTTAGCCATCACCCCGAATTCGACCCGACGCATAATTTTGGTTTGATTGCCCGAATGCAGGCCAGGCTCGCAGCGGTCGGTATTGGCAGTCCGGCAACGCCTAAGGTTCCACCGACTGAAGCACAGGTTCAGGATCTGGTCGCCAGTCGCTTCCTCGACAGGGTGCAGGTTGAGCAACTGGGTAAAAGTCAGCTGGTTCAGATTCAGGTCGACATGGCTGATGCCCAAGCGGCTGCACAGGCCGCGAACACGCTGACAGCTGCCTACATGGAAGGGCAGTTGAGAGCGACCGTGGGTGTGTCAAATACCGCCACGGCCTGGATGAACAGTCGTTTGGGCGAGTTGGCCGAAGTACTGAAAGAGTCGGAAGACCGGCTCCAGGCTTATCGCGAAGCAGAAAAACTGGTAGACGTTCAAGGCGTCAGCACGATCAGTGCAAGCGAGCTGTCCCTCACCGGCGAACGCATGATCGATGCGCGGCGCCAGCGCGCCGAAGCCGAAAGTCAGTATCGCCAGGTGCAGAAAATGAGCGCAGGCGGATGGGAGAAGCTGGCCAGTGTCCCCGCCGTCCTGGCGGACCCGGTCGTGCAGAAGTTCAAGGCCGAGAAAGCCAAGGCGCAAGCCAAGGTCGATGAGCTGTCGAGCCGTTACGGCGATCGGCACCCCGCCATGGAAGCCGCCCGCTCGGATTTGACCGCCGCGTCAGCCAGCCTGCGTTCTCAGGTCGAGCAGGTGGTTGCCGGTATCGAGCGTGCGTATCAATTGGCCGTGGCCAACGAAGGCTCCCTGCAGAGCTCGTTCGACGCCAACAAGTCGCAAATTCAGGACATTTCTCGCAAGGAGTTCAAACTCCGCGAACTGCAACGCGAGGTGGATGGCAACCGCGCGCTGTACGACACATTCATGACGCGTTTGCGTGAAACCACGGCCACTTCCGACCTTGACACTGCCTATATCCGGGTCGTGGACCAGGCGGTTGCCCCGACTGCACCCATCAAACCAAAGAAATCGCTCCTGGTGGCACTCGCGGCCCTCATCGGACTGTTGATTGGCTGTGTGTTGACACTGATTCGTGAGGCATTGAACCCGACGTTCCGTAGTGTCGAGCAGGTAGAAAGCATTCTCGAGGTACCGTTGTTAGGCGTGGTTCCAAAGGTCAAGGGGAGCACGACCGAGCTCGCGCGCATGTTCAGCAATGACAAGCGGCGCACATTCGCAGAGGCCATTCGCACGATCAGGACCGGCGTCTTGATGAACGATATCCAGCGTGCTCAAAAGGTCGTCCTGGTGACGTCTACCGTGCCTGGCGAGGGCAGGACGACTGTAGCGGTGAACCTGGCGGTTGCATTCGGCCAGCTGGAACGAGTGTTGTTGATAGATGCTGACTTCAGGCGCTCCAGGCTGACCGCCACCTTTGGCCTGCCGGTGACCACGCCTGGGTTGGGCAATCTTCTGGAAGGTAACGCGCCGCTGCCGAGTTGCGTACACCGGATCAACGACATCGATGTCTTGTGTATCGGTACTGCCGGCGCGCGTCCGCTGGAGTTGCTGGCATCGGGCCGTTTCAGAGCGTTGCTCAAGGACCTGGGCGAGCAATATGACCGGATCATTATCGATTCGCCGCCTCTGCATGCAGTAAGCGACGCCATCATGCTTTCCGGCAGCGCGGATGCAGTGATCTACGTGGTTCGTGCCGACGCCACCTCCCGTACCCAAGCAACCAAGGCCTTGCAGCGTTTGCAGCATAACCACGCCAACATCTCGGGTGTTGTGCTTAATCAGGTCGATATTCGTAAAGCGGCCAGTGGCGGTTACAGCTACGACGGTTTTTACGATTACTTTGATTACAGCGCCCCTGGCAGCCCTAAGCTGTCGGGCAAGTAA
- a CDS encoding lipopolysaccharide biosynthesis protein has protein sequence MSRLLGTLFLLGLRASGLLSKFLLTLFIAREMTLADLGFYGLIAVGATLVPALFGLGLNGPTGRALVDLNTEAALKLGTTRVGVTALLHLLLTPVIVAVLAFALPADQLPLIALVAITLFLENLGSDLNAILLSRFRANTAAIFLFIRSGAWPIVFIAWAWFEPACRTIPAMMTFWLASLLLIGLLVAVIIATQGYLKSMGFDAAQAREMIAKGRHFYLADIGNNGALYLDRFLVTTFLGLEATGIYTFFWALTNAINNVILFGVTSPKAPSIIAAVNQGDKSVILRVCKSMLKEIWLWCLGLSILLIAVMPALLAQLGNDKFDQHKAVFLIMLLATVLRTVSEGMGNILYAHHQDARIARISMVAMALSAVLILALAPAFELPGVAVAMLLAAVFVFVWRQRISGALLA, from the coding sequence ATGAGCCGACTCTTGGGAACGCTGTTCCTCCTCGGGCTGCGCGCCAGCGGATTACTGTCGAAGTTTCTACTGACGTTATTCATAGCGCGGGAGATGACGCTCGCTGACCTCGGCTTTTATGGCCTCATCGCCGTCGGGGCGACCCTGGTGCCGGCGTTGTTCGGGCTTGGCCTCAATGGGCCGACAGGTCGCGCCTTGGTCGACCTCAATACCGAGGCCGCCCTGAAGCTGGGCACGACGCGCGTCGGCGTGACGGCACTGTTGCATTTGCTGCTGACGCCCGTGATCGTCGCCGTGCTCGCATTTGCCTTGCCTGCTGATCAACTTCCACTGATAGCTCTGGTGGCGATCACGCTGTTTTTGGAAAACCTGGGATCGGACCTTAACGCCATTTTGCTTTCCCGGTTTCGCGCGAACACGGCGGCGATCTTTCTCTTCATTCGTTCGGGTGCCTGGCCGATCGTGTTTATTGCTTGGGCATGGTTCGAGCCTGCTTGTCGCACTATCCCGGCAATGATGACCTTCTGGCTGGCCAGTCTTCTGCTGATCGGCTTGCTGGTCGCCGTCATCATCGCGACTCAAGGCTATCTCAAGTCCATGGGGTTCGATGCTGCTCAGGCGCGGGAAATGATTGCCAAGGGCAGACATTTCTACTTGGCGGACATCGGCAATAACGGTGCGCTTTACCTTGATCGTTTCTTGGTCACCACCTTCCTGGGGCTCGAGGCGACAGGCATCTATACGTTCTTCTGGGCACTGACCAATGCAATCAACAATGTGATTTTGTTCGGCGTGACCAGTCCCAAGGCGCCTTCGATCATCGCCGCCGTCAATCAGGGCGACAAGAGTGTGATTCTGCGTGTGTGCAAAAGCATGCTCAAAGAGATCTGGCTTTGGTGCCTGGGCTTGTCAATCCTGCTGATCGCGGTGATGCCTGCGCTGCTTGCACAGCTGGGCAACGACAAGTTCGATCAACACAAAGCCGTGTTCCTGATCATGCTGCTGGCCACCGTGCTGCGTACCGTTTCGGAGGGTATGGGCAACATACTCTATGCGCATCATCAAGACGCCCGGATTGCGCGAATTTCAATGGTCGCCATGGCGTTGTCTGCCGTACTTATCCTGGCGCTGGCGCCTGCCTTTGAACTGCCAGGTGTCGCCGTTGCCATGTTGCTGGCCGCAGTGTTCGTCTTCGTATGGCGGCAGCGTATCAGCGGAGCGCTGCTGGCATGA
- a CDS encoding acyltransferase family protein — protein sequence MSGSDTLQPHVWNGQTPRAAASAHLTLTSLQYLRGVAALMVVYFHGVLQLQNFASVAGSFPLFGESGVDLFFVLSGLLMWITTARSQTTPWAFMRKRLLRIAPLYWALTIAAGVAALLAPTLLKSTVFVTSHFVSSLLFIPAQNPAFAETAPDNLLYTPVLVPGWTLNYEMFFYLIFALCILLKPSMRLVLIPCAFALLVWAGVADLIGNGPLNYYSNPIIFEFILGMGVGVLLQRRWFLAPLFAVLAAVSAAALLLYADLHHAPLRPLTFGLPAAVIIYCICSLEAKNRTLNMPLLRLLGDASYSIYLTHVFSLAALRIIFLHFSADAGPSALLFLLAALILSAVVGIVTYRLYEKPAMQLLERFK from the coding sequence ATGAGCGGGTCGGATACCTTGCAACCGCATGTCTGGAACGGTCAAACACCGCGTGCGGCTGCATCTGCACACCTGACGTTGACCTCGTTGCAATACCTGCGCGGCGTGGCTGCCTTGATGGTGGTGTATTTCCATGGCGTGCTGCAGCTGCAAAATTTCGCCTCTGTCGCGGGAAGCTTTCCGTTGTTTGGTGAATCGGGAGTCGACCTGTTCTTCGTGCTCAGTGGCCTGCTGATGTGGATAACCACGGCTCGCAGCCAAACCACCCCTTGGGCCTTCATGCGCAAGCGGCTGCTCCGTATTGCTCCGCTCTATTGGGCGCTAACGATTGCCGCAGGCGTCGCTGCGCTGTTAGCGCCGACGTTGCTCAAAAGTACCGTCTTTGTAACGTCGCATTTCGTGTCGTCGCTGCTCTTTATTCCGGCGCAAAATCCTGCATTCGCAGAGACTGCGCCGGATAACCTGCTCTACACGCCGGTGCTGGTCCCCGGCTGGACACTCAACTATGAGATGTTTTTTTACCTGATATTTGCGCTGTGTATTCTGCTCAAGCCCTCGATGCGATTGGTGCTTATCCCTTGCGCGTTCGCGCTGCTGGTGTGGGCAGGCGTCGCAGATCTGATCGGCAACGGGCCTTTGAACTACTACAGCAATCCGATTATTTTCGAATTCATACTAGGGATGGGCGTCGGGGTGCTCTTGCAGCGCCGCTGGTTTCTGGCTCCACTGTTTGCTGTCCTTGCCGCTGTCAGCGCCGCTGCGCTGCTGCTGTATGCCGACCTTCATCATGCGCCATTGCGTCCGCTGACTTTCGGATTGCCTGCGGCCGTCATCATCTATTGCATCTGCAGCCTGGAAGCAAAGAATCGCACCTTGAACATGCCACTGCTCCGTTTGCTGGGAGACGCTTCTTACAGCATCTATCTCACGCACGTGTTTTCTCTGGCCGCTTTGCGCATCATCTTCCTGCATTTCTCAGCAGACGCCGGGCCATCGGCACTCCTGTTTTTGCTAGCCGCACTCATCCTTTCGGCAGTGGTCGGTATCGTCACATACCGCTTGTATGAGAAGCCGGCCATGCAGCTACTGGAGCGGTTTAAATGA
- a CDS encoding MBL fold metallo-hydrolase, with amino-acid sequence MRFAVLGSGSRGNATLVASNDTYVLVDCGFSLRETERRLDRLGVSGKQLSTILVTHEHADHVHGVGLLSQRYDVPVYLSDGTLRGMRKPVEAGLQLVGGQGLRIGGLDIDVVSVAHDALEPTQFVFNDGRRRFGLLTDLGSYCPMVLDSYRGLDALMVESNHCRDLLARGQYPYFLKQRVGGDHGHLNNHQAASLVNELGWQDLQHLVLAHLSSKNNLPHLARQCFVDTLGCDADWLQLADQDSGLDWREIA; translated from the coding sequence GTGCGCTTCGCGGTTCTGGGCAGCGGCAGTCGTGGCAATGCCACGCTGGTTGCGAGCAACGACACGTACGTGCTGGTCGATTGCGGTTTCTCCCTGCGGGAAACTGAACGTCGGCTCGACAGGCTGGGCGTCAGCGGTAAACAGCTCAGCACCATTCTAGTGACCCACGAACATGCCGATCACGTGCATGGCGTGGGTTTGCTGTCTCAGCGCTACGATGTCCCGGTGTACCTCAGCGACGGTACGCTGCGCGGGATGCGCAAGCCGGTCGAAGCAGGACTTCAGCTGGTGGGCGGGCAAGGTCTGCGCATTGGCGGTCTGGATATCGACGTAGTGTCGGTGGCTCACGACGCGCTGGAGCCGACGCAGTTCGTCTTCAACGACGGGCGCCGGCGCTTCGGCCTGTTGACCGACCTTGGCTCGTATTGCCCGATGGTCCTCGACAGCTACCGCGGGCTCGACGCGCTCATGGTCGAGTCCAATCACTGCCGCGATCTGCTCGCCCGGGGTCAGTACCCGTACTTTCTCAAGCAGCGGGTGGGTGGTGACCACGGTCATTTGAACAATCATCAGGCCGCCAGTCTGGTGAACGAGTTGGGATGGCAGGATCTGCAGCACCTGGTGCTGGCCCATCTGAGCAGCAAGAACAATCTGCCGCATCTGGCCCGGCAATGTTTCGTCGACACCCTTGGGTGCGATGCAGACTGGCTACAATTGGCCGATCAGGATTCAGGGCTCGACTGGCGCGAAATCGCCTAG
- a CDS encoding glycosyltransferase family 4 protein: protein MKIIHIVRQFRPSVGGLEDYVENLAREQLAAGHRVLVITLDTDFQTDETLPARANYDGLEVQRVSWRFSRRYSLCRLDMATLNAVDIVHVHAIDFFVDYLAAMKRLGAFTAPLLVSTHGGFFHTAKNQRLKQLFFRTVTRATLSMADAVLSCSTNDQALFSSISEQAQLINNGIRLRKFGALAEVERGNDIVYLGRFSSNKRMPWLIQAYAALSNPRGKLKIIGRSKTGDTSTLVALIEQLGCADRVELVLDVGDDVIAHHLATARFTVSASEYEGFGLGVVELMSYGLVPLLCSAPPSFNDFVRDSQSGQLFDYQFQDFERAYERLIGQWNPSAANAAVLYAEQFSWVSVAQDIFSVYERVLASASSRKGRAA, encoded by the coding sequence GTGAAAATCATCCATATCGTCCGCCAATTCCGCCCCAGCGTAGGGGGCCTGGAAGATTACGTCGAGAACCTTGCCCGCGAGCAACTGGCTGCCGGCCACAGAGTGCTGGTGATAACGCTTGATACTGACTTCCAGACGGACGAAACCTTACCGGCGCGGGCTAACTACGACGGGCTAGAGGTTCAACGGGTGAGCTGGCGCTTTTCCCGGCGTTATTCGCTGTGCCGGCTCGACATGGCAACGTTGAATGCAGTCGATATTGTGCATGTCCACGCCATCGACTTCTTCGTGGACTACCTGGCTGCCATGAAGCGGCTGGGCGCCTTCACCGCACCGCTTTTGGTGTCGACGCATGGCGGATTTTTTCATACCGCCAAGAACCAGCGCCTGAAGCAATTGTTCTTCCGCACCGTCACGCGGGCCACGCTGTCCATGGCGGATGCCGTACTGAGTTGCTCCACCAACGATCAGGCCCTGTTCAGCAGCATCAGCGAGCAGGCGCAGTTGATCAACAATGGTATCCGCTTGCGTAAGTTCGGTGCGTTGGCAGAAGTAGAGCGCGGCAATGACATCGTCTACCTGGGCCGCTTCAGCTCGAACAAACGCATGCCCTGGCTTATCCAGGCGTACGCAGCGTTGAGCAACCCGCGCGGCAAATTGAAAATTATTGGCCGCAGCAAAACCGGCGACACGTCGACGTTAGTGGCGCTGATTGAGCAACTTGGTTGCGCTGACCGCGTTGAACTGGTGCTCGATGTGGGTGATGACGTGATCGCTCATCATCTGGCCACGGCTCGATTCACGGTAAGCGCGTCCGAGTACGAAGGTTTTGGACTGGGCGTTGTAGAACTGATGTCCTACGGACTGGTGCCATTACTGTGCTCGGCCCCGCCGTCCTTTAATGACTTCGTACGCGATTCGCAAAGCGGTCAGCTCTTTGACTATCAGTTCCAGGACTTCGAGCGGGCCTACGAGCGCCTGATCGGTCAATGGAATCCCTCTGCTGCCAATGCTGCGGTTTTATACGCCGAGCAGTTCTCCTGGGTGTCTGTCGCTCAAGACATCTTCTCGGTGTATGAGCGCGTTCTGGCCAGCGCCTCCTCCAGGAAAGGGCGTGCGGCATGA
- the purC gene encoding phosphoribosylaminoimidazolesuccinocarboxamide synthase, translating to MEKREELYRGKAKSVYKTDDADRLILVFRNDTSAFDGKRIEQLDRKGMVNNKFNAFIMQKLEAAGIPTQFDKLLGDNEVLVKKLDMIPVECVVRNYAAGSLVKRLGVEEGMKLNPYTFELFLKDDAKGDPFINDSHVVAFGWGTAEQLVRMKELSLKVNEVLTKLFDDAGLLLVDFKLEFGVFSDGSIVLGDEFSPDGCRLWDKETRKKMDKDRFRQGLGDVIEAYEEVAQRLGVPL from the coding sequence ATGGAAAAACGTGAAGAACTCTACCGCGGCAAAGCCAAGTCGGTTTACAAGACCGATGACGCTGACCGCTTGATCCTGGTGTTCCGCAACGACACCTCGGCGTTCGACGGCAAGCGCATCGAACAGCTCGACCGCAAAGGCATGGTGAACAACAAGTTCAACGCCTTCATCATGCAGAAGCTGGAAGCCGCAGGCATTCCGACCCAGTTCGACAAACTGCTGGGCGACAACGAAGTGCTGGTCAAGAAGCTCGACATGATCCCGGTCGAATGCGTCGTGCGTAACTACGCCGCCGGCAGCCTGGTCAAGCGCCTGGGCGTGGAAGAGGGCATGAAGCTCAACCCTTACACGTTCGAGCTGTTCCTGAAGGATGACGCCAAAGGCGACCCGTTCATCAACGACTCCCACGTCGTCGCGTTCGGTTGGGGCACCGCCGAGCAACTGGTTCGCATGAAAGAACTGTCGCTGAAGGTCAACGAAGTTTTGACCAAGCTGTTCGACGACGCCGGCCTGCTGCTGGTCGACTTCAAGCTGGAATTCGGCGTGTTCAGCGACGGCTCGATCGTCCTGGGTGACGAGTTCAGCCCGGACGGCTGTCGCCTGTGGGACAAAGAGACTCGCAAGAAAATGGACAAGGACCGCTTCCGTCAGGGCCTCGGCGATGTCATCGAAGCCTACGAAGAAGTCGCCCAGCGTCTCGGCGTACCGCTCTGA
- a CDS encoding mannose-1-phosphate guanylyltransferase/mannose-6-phosphate isomerase has protein sequence MNLIPVILSGGVGSRLWPTSREAHPKPFMKLADGQTLLQKTFLRAAALPDVTEIITVTNRDLLFKTEDDYRTLDSAHILQSFILEPFGRNTAAAIAIAALHLRDVHGTDAHMLVLAADHLIQDQTAFEQAVLKAVELSDNSWMVTFGIQPSHAETGFGYLEAGQALDKGDGLRVARFVEKPDLQTAAGYLEAGNYFWNSGMFCFQVGTVLDELERHTPDLLAAVAKTIAASRLVEAAGHRCLTLDAPSFDEVNDISFDYAVMEHSERVATIPCSIGWSDVGSWNSISELTAPDDAGNRSNGELLTHNARNNFIQSENRLVALTGVEDLLIVDTPDALLIAHKSCAQDVKHIAQTLKATGHPLHKFHRTVHRPWGTFTTLEEGERYKIKRIVVKPKASLSLQMHHHRSEHWIVVSGMAVVVNDDQTMMLATNESTYIRAGHQHRLQNPGVIDLVMIEVQSGDYVGEDDIVRIEDVYGRVEA, from the coding sequence TTGAATTTAATTCCGGTAATACTATCTGGCGGGGTAGGAAGTCGCCTATGGCCCACCTCCCGCGAAGCACACCCAAAACCCTTCATGAAACTTGCAGATGGCCAGACGTTACTTCAGAAGACTTTTCTTCGTGCCGCTGCACTTCCCGACGTCACCGAGATAATCACTGTCACCAACAGGGACCTCTTGTTCAAGACAGAGGACGATTACCGAACCCTCGACAGCGCTCACATACTGCAAAGTTTTATACTGGAACCGTTTGGCCGTAATACCGCAGCGGCAATTGCCATAGCGGCGCTGCACTTACGCGACGTACACGGTACAGACGCACACATGTTGGTGCTTGCAGCTGATCATTTGATCCAGGATCAGACAGCTTTCGAACAGGCAGTACTTAAGGCAGTAGAGCTTTCGGACAATAGCTGGATGGTTACCTTCGGCATCCAGCCCTCCCATGCCGAGACCGGCTTCGGCTATCTCGAAGCGGGCCAGGCCCTGGACAAGGGTGATGGCCTGCGAGTGGCCCGATTTGTCGAAAAACCAGACCTGCAGACGGCCGCCGGCTATCTCGAAGCCGGCAATTATTTCTGGAACTCGGGCATGTTCTGTTTTCAGGTTGGTACCGTTCTCGACGAATTGGAACGACATACCCCTGACCTGCTCGCCGCAGTAGCCAAAACAATCGCAGCTTCAAGGTTGGTTGAAGCAGCCGGCCACCGCTGCCTGACCCTGGATGCACCGTCGTTTGATGAAGTAAACGACATCTCCTTTGATTACGCCGTGATGGAACACTCTGAACGCGTGGCCACTATTCCCTGCAGCATAGGCTGGAGCGACGTCGGGTCATGGAACAGTATCAGTGAGTTGACCGCTCCTGATGACGCAGGGAATCGCTCTAACGGCGAGTTACTGACACATAACGCCAGGAATAACTTTATTCAGAGCGAGAACAGATTGGTAGCGCTGACGGGGGTAGAGGACCTGCTCATCGTCGATACGCCAGATGCGCTGCTCATTGCCCACAAATCTTGCGCCCAAGATGTGAAGCACATCGCTCAAACGCTAAAGGCGACCGGCCATCCGCTGCACAAATTCCACAGGACAGTCCACCGCCCCTGGGGAACTTTCACAACCCTTGAAGAAGGCGAGCGTTACAAGATCAAGCGCATCGTCGTCAAGCCCAAGGCTTCTCTGTCGCTGCAGATGCATCACCACCGCAGCGAGCACTGGATCGTCGTGAGCGGCATGGCGGTGGTCGTCAATGACGATCAGACGATGATGCTGGCAACCAACGAGTCAACCTACATCCGGGCAGGCCACCAGCACCGTCTTCAAAACCCCGGCGTCATCGATCTGGTGATGATCGAAGTGCAAAGTGGCGACTACGTGGGCGAGGACGACATTGTCCGCATCGAAGATGTGTATGGACGGGTAGAGGCATGA